Proteins encoded in a region of the Solanum dulcamara chromosome 9, daSolDulc1.2, whole genome shotgun sequence genome:
- the LOC129902112 gene encoding uncharacterized protein LOC129902112 has product MSKEGRRRRTGGLRWSWTSAFVGAATAAATVVALSSKPRDPDFHLVSIDLTSFKLNFPVLDAELILTVHVTNPNVTSINYSSTEMSIFYSGDHLGSARVKAGSQPPRSCQVLRLPARLSGVQLAHHGKEFVADVAKREMVLDATVDIEGFAKVMWWDHKFRVHVDSHVTVDPVFLDVIDQENKSALEVFVS; this is encoded by the coding sequence ATGAgtaaagaaggaagaagaagaagaaccggAGGTCTGAGATGGAGCTGGACCTCCGCCTTCGTCGGCGCCGCCACCGCCGCAGCAACTGTGGTTGCACTATCATCAAAGCCTCGGGATCCCGATTTTCATCTCGTCTCCATCGATCTCACTTCCTTCAAGCTCAACTTCCCCGTACTAGACGCTGAACTCATCCTCACTGTTCACGTCACAAACCCTAACGTAACCTCCATCAACTACTCCTCAACTGAAATGTCGATTTTCTACTCCGGCGACCACCTCGGCTCGGCTCGTGTCAAAGCCGGATCGCAGCCACCGCGTTCCTGTCAGGTCCTCCGTCTTCCGGCGAGACTGAGTGGAGTGCAACTTGCACATCACGGCAAGGAATTCGTCGCCGATGTAGcgaagagggagatggtgttgGATGCTACTGTGGATATTGAAGGATTTGCTAAGGTGATGTGGTGGGACCATAAATTCCGTGTGCACGTGGATAGTCACGTGACTGTAGACCCGGTTTTTCTTGATGTTATTGATCAGGAAAATAAATCGGCTTTGGAGGTCTTTGTTAGCTGA